From Cannabis sativa cultivar Pink pepper isolate KNU-18-1 chromosome 8, ASM2916894v1, whole genome shotgun sequence, a single genomic window includes:
- the LOC115701270 gene encoding uncharacterized protein LOC115701270, with protein sequence MRIRKRQVPFPLSSLSPIPISDPLINLNQPPPVVVQLYHYDPSRNDAVNLHPQGNPSREPYPATHFTPQPSDRPVNHRLSPIGAGNINRRTDGCDFSDADNRNDHKDTMNNKKKEDRLELFLKDGEDNNKGDDISKGSTPSAEANSRFSFPESTISSTSPSQVVMKTSYWCEGEKVFPLKKRKGSFLPGEEEDGNYHDYHHKEQHNKKITTNVIKTVKAKTAQKKESNSSRKNDDISNQQQYDDDHHNQHNHQLGSNNSGKSNKKGRGGALVEGSRCSRVNGRGWRCCQQTLVGYSLCEHHLGKGRLRSMTSVRSRSMLAKSSPSSSSAATAITTAQMGSLHEVKQEKEPKLHRNVERMIRDSIIINEEDDDEDDDEDDYDDDDDDEDYGEHDFEKNKNKNKKKPLRIANKKRVKLGMVKARSISSLLGQTNSCTTSTGTTGAISMADSKY encoded by the exons ATGAGGATCCGTAAAAGACAGGTGCCGTTTCCTCTCTCTTCACTCTCGCCGATACCTATCTCAGATCCCCTCATCAACCTCAATCAGCCACCACCTGTGGTGGTGCAACTCTATCACTACGATCCCTCTCGAAACGACGCCGTCAATCTACATCCACAAGGGAATCCTTCTCGGGAGCCTTATCCAGCTACTCACTTCACTCCTCAGCCGTCTGATCGTCCCGTGAATCATCGTCTATCGCCGATCGGGGCAGGAAATATAAACAGAAGAACCGACGGCTGTGATTTCTCTGATGCCGACAACAGAAATGATCACAAGGATACGATGAACAACAAGAAAAAGGAGGATCGTTTG gaattatttttaaaagacgGAGAAGATAATAATAAGGGTGATGATATCAG caaGGGAAGCACCCCAAGTGCAGAAGCGAATTCAAGGTTTAGTTTCCCGGAGTCAACCATTTCTAGTACTTCTCCTTCTCAAG TGGTGATGAAGACGTCGTATTGGTGCGAAGGAGAGAAAGTTTTCCCACTGAAAAAGAGAAAAGGGAGTTTTCTAccaggagaagaagaagatggtaattatcatgattatcaTCATAAGGAGCAACATAATAAGAAGATCACCACTAACGTGATCAAGACAGTCAAAGCTAAAACAGCCCAGAAGAAAGAAAGTAATTCTTCTCGTAAAAACGACGACATTTCAAACCAACAACAATATGATGATGATCATCATAATCAGCATAATCATCAACTTGGTAGTAATAACAGTGGAAAAAGCAACAAGAAAGGTCGAGGTGGTGCACTCGTGGAGGGTTCGAGGTGCAGTCGTGTTAATGGAAGAGGGTGGAGGTGTTGCCAGCAAACTCTCGTGGGTTACTCTCTTTGCGAACACCATTTGGGCAAAGGACGGCTTCGGAGCATGACCAGCGTCAGGAGCCGATCCATGTTAGCTAaatcatcaccatcatcatctTCAGCTGCAACGGCGATAACAACAGCCCAGATGGGCTCATTACATGAGGTGAAGCAGGAGAAAGAGCCGAAGCTTCATCGTAATGTTGAGAGAATGATAAGAGATAGTATTATAATCAATGAAGAAGATGACGACGAGGATGATGACGAGGATGATTACGAtgacgatgatgatgatgaggattATGGAGAACATGATTTCGAGaagaataagaataagaataagaagaaaCCGTTGAGGATTGCGAATAAGAAGAGGGTGAAGCTCGGGATGGTGAAGGCTCGATCTATCAGCAGCTTACTTGGTCAGACCAACAGTTGTACAACAAGTACAGGTACTACTGGTGCAATTTCCATGGCGGATAGTAAATATTAA